One genomic window of Ammospiza nelsoni isolate bAmmNel1 chromosome 4, bAmmNel1.pri, whole genome shotgun sequence includes the following:
- the LOC132072460 gene encoding placenta-specific gene 8 protein-like isoform X1, producing MAAPTVVTIQPQFGGAMSSVSRCTWQTGLMDCCSDCGVCCCGMFCFPCLACQVAGDMNECCLCGTSVAMRTLYRTRYNIPGSICSDYCVTLWCTVCSVCQMKRDINRRRELGIFW from the exons ATGGCTGCCCCAACCGTAGTGACGATCCAGCCCCAATTCGGTGGGGCCATGTCGTCTGTCTCCAGGTGCACGTGGCAGACAGGCCTGATGGACTGCTGCTCCGACTGTGGCGTCT gctgctgcgGGATGTTCTGCTTCCCCTGCCTGGCATGCCAGGTGGCTGGGGACATGAACGAGTGCTGCCTGTGTGGGACCAGCGTGGCCATGAGGACCCTGTACCGCACCAGATACAACATCCCG GGGTCCATTTGCTCTGACTACTGTGTCACCCTGTGGTGCACTGTTTGCTCTGTTTGCCAAATGAAGAGAGACATCAACCGCAGGAGGGAGCTTGGCATATTCTGGTAA
- the LOC132072460 gene encoding placenta-specific gene 8 protein-like isoform X2 — translation MAAPTVVTIQPQFGGAMSSVSRCTWQTGLMDCCSDCGVCCCGMFCFPCLACQVAGDMNECCLCGTSVAMRTLYRTRYNIPGSICSDYCVTLWCTVCSVCQMKRDINRRRELGIF, via the exons ATGGCTGCCCCAACCGTAGTGACGATCCAGCCCCAATTCGGTGGGGCCATGTCGTCTGTCTCCAGGTGCACGTGGCAGACAGGCCTGATGGACTGCTGCTCCGACTGTGGCGTCT gctgctgcgGGATGTTCTGCTTCCCCTGCCTGGCATGCCAGGTGGCTGGGGACATGAACGAGTGCTGCCTGTGTGGGACCAGCGTGGCCATGAGGACCCTGTACCGCACCAGATACAACATCCCG GGGTCCATTTGCTCTGACTACTGTGTCACCCTGTGGTGCACTGTTTGCTCTGTTTGCCAAATGAAGAGAGACATCAACCGCAGGAGGGAGCTTGGCATATTCTG A